The genomic interval TGTCCCTCTGGCGTTTGAATTTCGATTAATTTCTTGGCCATTTTTAAATAAATAGCTTTGAAATATTCATATTCTTTCGACCCCGGTTCGTATTCGTCCATTAGTAAAGTTAGACCTCCAAACACCCAACCATTGCCACGGGACCAAAATATTTTTTTGCCATGATCTAATTTTCCAATATAGCTGTTATCTCTGTAAAAAAGGCTTTCTTCCTCATCGAATAAATGAGCTCGAGAGGCTTCATATTCTTTCATCATGAAGTCATTGTACTTTTGTTCTCCCGTAATTTTTGCCAATTTTGCCCAAACAGGAGGTCCCATAAATAAGGCGTCGCACCAAGTCCAGCGTTCTACATGCTTGTAATTGTCTAGCGTTATGGGTTGCGTACTTGGATTGTTGATTACATAATCAATCCCTTCCTTTGTTGGTTTAAGCATGGTAGAATCTCCAAATTTTCGGAACAATTCTAGGTGCATTTGACCAATAGTGTGATCGTCGGCCATGTATTTGCGGTGGTGTAATTTCCAGTTTTGCTCCTCACCTATTTTTCGCAACCAATTCCAATAGCGGTCGTCTTTTGCGATTTCGGCATATTTGAGCATACCAACATAAAAAGCACCATTTGTCCAATCGGCAATATGGTGTGGTTTTTTCCTATCACTGTAAATATCTTTAAAATGTTCTATTTGCCAATCGGCTACCCGTTGCATTTCGTTACGAACAGATACTGGATTTATAGATTGGTTGTCTTGTTGCGCCTTTACATTCGAAAAAAAGAATAGTGCAAACAATAAAAAACGAATTGATTTTTTTAGTTCAAATAGCATAAAATGGTAGTTTTTTGGTTTGGTACAAATGAAAATTAGTTTTTATAAGGATAGACCCTTTTATTTATGTAATTTTCGAAACCAAATATAAATAGTAAAATTCGAATTAACAGAAGTTAACGGTACTTGTAACCGTTACACAGCGAACTTTTTAGACTATAAAATCCACTAAAACAAGTTGATAACAAAAAACATATCAAAAGAAAATAAAATTTCACAATTGGAAAGAGTATTGGAAAGCGATACTTTTAAGCTGTCACCAACGAGTTCTAGATTGTTGCGTTTTTTGACCAATGCTACTCTCGAAGGAAAAGAGTTAAAAGAGACTACTGTTGGAATCGAAATTTTCGGAAATTCTTTTATCGAAGATGCGAGTTCGTCAAAGATGCGCGTTAGCATATACAATTTAAGAAAAAAACTAAAAGCATATTATAGTGACGAAGGTAAAAACGATGCTTTAAAAATTGAAATCCGAAAAGGACAATACTACACTGATTTCATCATTAACAAAGAAATCAGGATTGAAAAAAGCGCAGTTGATAATTACAAAAATAGATTTGTAATGGCATTATCTGCCGTTGGTGTGCTTGGTCTTTTTGTGATCGGACTTCTGGTTTATTTTCTGTACCAGCCTTCTACACCTATTTGGGATTCGTTTTTCACCAATAAAAAAGAAACTATTGTAGTTGTGGGTGATGTTTTTGGAGTGCTAGGAAAAACCGCCACGGGTCAAGTGGGTTGGAATAGAGATTATAACATCAATTCGATGGCAGATTTCTATAAATTAAAAAATGAAAATCCTAAAATTGCTGAAGGAATCAAACCTTCTGACTACACCTATTTGACAAGTTCTGGCGTACTAGGAACCAAGGTGCTATCTGACTTTTTCTTCCAACAGAAATCAGATTTTACAGTGCGTTTTTCGAGTAAATTAAATTATGCCGATTTAAAGGAAAACAATACCGTATACATCGGACCAATGAAGAACAAAAACATGTTTATTGATTATGTAAATAATTATAATAAACACTTTAATATTCAGGATTTTAAAATAAGGTACAAGAATAATTTAAAAAAAATAGATACCGTTTTTGACTTACGCGAAACAGATGGCATCAAAGATTATGCTTTGGTCTGCAGAATTAAAGGCCAAGCCAATAAAGGGGAACAGTTCTTTTTCTTTTCCGATCACGACATTGGAAATATTGCAGTAGTGGAATATTTTACCAACAAAGACAATTTGGCTTCCTTTACCAAAAAATACCTGCAAGAAAGTGAATCATTTGTAGCTGTCTTTTTGGTCGAAGGAAAAGACAGAACCAATCTCGGCATTAAGCTGCTTTTAGTAGATGCTGAAAAGGGGAAATGATGAATTGAAAAGTCAAAATTAAGAATATCATTTCTTCTACTAAATAAAAAATGTGACTCTTTTAAAAGGAGTCACATTTTTTGCTTTTGTACTATTGGTACCGTTGAACTGCGTTTTTATTTAACGATTAACTTAGTTCTCATAGTAAAGGAATGCCCTGGAAAGGTACATACTATCCAATATTCACCTGGTACGCTTGGAGAGGTAAAATAAATGGTTTCGTTACTTTCTGGTCCTACTGTACCTGTATGGAACAAGACTAAATCATTAAAGGGAACATAACTCAAATCGGCGCCATCAAGACCTAGATTAAGAGCCAATTGTCCAATTTTCAAAGGTGTTTCTTTACCTGGTTTTGTAATAACAACATTGTGTATCATGTCATCATTATTGTTTAAGGTAAATTGAATTTTACTATTTCTCTTAATCGTAATTTCTGGTCTATCGTATTTTAATCCCGGAATCGTTCCTATTGATACTACCTCATCAGCTCCATGTTCTCCCCAACTTGATGGCATTGTGGTCACTCTTTTTGGCTGTTCTACTTTTTTGGTAGGTGTACTTGCCATATGCATCATGTGTCCTCCCTTTAGTTCCCCTCCAGGAACTTGGTTTAAAGTATAGTAACCTGTATTGTGTACTAGTAATTCACCCGAAGCAGCTTCTAGCTTTGGAACTTCAATTTGATGAATAAATCCTAATCGCATACCGTGAATCACTAATTTCACTTTCAAACCATCAGCCGAAATTACCGCTTTGTGTGTCATTGCTTTTTGCTGATCTACAATTGGACTACCATAAGTATCATGGTAATTGTATGTAAATGTTGAAATTTTATAATTGGAAAGATCTTCAGCCATTTTTTTGTTGATTGGTTTGGTAAATTCCAATTCAAAACCATCATCAAGTGCTTTCATTGTTTTGATTTCGAATGGTGTTTTGCCGTTCCAAACTAAACGCTGTAAACCAAATTCCTTTTTACCTGTTGAAGACCAACCACGACTTGTCATTCCAACAATCATATTGTTATCTTCACCCCAAATCATTCTTAAAACTCCAGATGAAAATCCTTCGACAAAACCAAAAGAAGCACCTTGATAAACACCGTTGACTTTTTCCATGAAGACACGCATAATTTTACTGTGTCCTTGGTCACCAATAAATTGTTGCCCTTCAAATGGACCAAACTTTCCGCCTGTTGTATCATATAGAATATCAGAAGTAGAAATCCCTAGAATGGTATGAGGAAACCAGATTGCAGCTGATTTTAATGCTTTCTCTTTTTTTGCATACTCATACATTGAAAGTCCCGATTGCGGTTCAATGTCTTCTGGTTTCAACTTCAGTGGCGAATTTGGTTCGTCTGTCCATCGTAAACTAGCTGTATGACCAGCAAAATCACCTTTTTCTAAGTGGGTCATTCGTCCAGAACCAACCCAATCCCCTTGGTTTTCAGTATAGAAAATATCATTATTATCATTAATTGCAAAACCTGCTGGAGACCTTAAACCTGCTGCCAATGGTGTGAATTTTCCATCAGGAGATACTTTTACTAACCAACCTCTCCATTTTGCAAAACTTTTACCTCCTTTGTACCAAGATACATTCAGCGTTAGTATCATATCCCCGTTTTTATCAAACTTAGGACCGTAGGAGTATTCATGATAATTTCCAGATAAAGGCCAAGTACAAACTGTTTTGTACAAATCAGCAATTCCATCGTTGTTTTTATCTTCAAGTCTTGTTAATTCGCCTCTTTGTGCCAAGTAAAATCCTTTATCCTTATAAGCCAAACCCAAAGCCTCATGCAGACCATGTGCATATCGGTTAAACTGTGGTGTTTTGCTATAAGGTTTGTCAATTAACCATACTTCTCCTCTACGGGTGGAAACCCCTAATTTACCGTCATCGGTTAGAGCTAATCCTCCTACTTCAAGTTTTATATCCTTAGGAATTGGAATATCTTCTATTTTATAAAATTCTGATTCTTTTTGGGCTTGCCCTACATTTAGCATTTTAACATTCTGAGCGTGTCCCAATTGGCTTACAAAAAGAACAGCTACTACTGCGATTGTTTTATTGATAATCTTCATGTCTTTTCTCTTTAAATTTACCAGATTATGCTATAAATAATTGTTGATTTACCTTTTGGAAGTTCCACTAGCAATTCCTCTTTTCCATTATTATTTCTAATGATTGGTTTTCCCTCTTTCAAAACAATGTAATAGCTTTCGTTATTGATAATATAGGTGTTGTTCTCTAATAATTGAATGTTGTCTCCTTCCGCAATTTTATGCCAAATTGAAGATTTCGAATTAGCTGTAATTATTCGATCCAACCCTCTTTTTAAGTTTGAGGTAGCTTTAAACGTATCTGATATTTCATTACCATCCATTTCAAATGAGAAAACGGGCATTCCATCATTTTTCAACTCATATCCTAATGGTTTGAATGTGTTTTTTTCATTTAAAGCTTTTGGCCACGCCTCATTATTAGACCCTAAAGATGCAAAATCTAAATCACCATGGGAAGCAATTGAAAAACCCATAGGTTCTCCACGCTGATGTTCTCCTCTGGAATGCCACATTTGTGTTGTCTCTAAAAAATCGCCACTCCAAACATAAAGTAACGATCCAGTAGCTAAGTCTAAACTGAAATTTAACTTTTCAACCAAACCAACCGAAATACAATGTGTACGCTCACCTCCTCTAAAATTTAAAAAACTACGTTGGGTAAGCGGTTTGTCAGTAACGGCAACAGTAATCGGTTTAATTGGTTTGCTCTTACTCAAACTTGTACTTCCTGTCTTTAGTAACGAATAGCGCTGCATTTGCGGTCCTTGAACAAAAAAGTCCAACCCTCGGCGCCAAGCAAAAGGCTTGTTGTACACTAGACTATAGGTTACTTGTCCTTTTTCTAAATGAACTTTCCCATACTTAGTACTATTCATATCAACATCTTCATTACTATTTACAATCGTATCTTTATTAATTATTAAATAAGCACCGCCGTCAACAGTCCCTTCAAATAGATACTCACCCGAAGTTGGAATAGTTAATGTTCCTTTGTAACTTAAAATTTTCTGATCTCTTGGGTCAATTTGTAATAATGGAGAAATAGAATCTGTTTTGATCTCTTCTAGTAGTTTGAATTTTTCGAAATTTTTTATAACAGCTTCCCCTTTGGAATTATCATATATTTTAAGTGAAGTGTTCCCAATACCAATAGTTTTTCCATCATAAAGTTTGTACTTAATATTTTTAAAAGCCACCGGGCCATGGTCACCTTGAATCATTAAAGGGCCAAGTGCTTTTTCATCTCCAAAAGCAGCAGCTCGCGTAGGACCTGTAACTTCCACGTTTTCATGAAGCAATACATCATTTAGTCTTACTTCTTCAAACCAAGCATTTTTTATTTTTTTATTATTGGAATCAAATTTAGCGGCATGAAAAATCACCTTTAAATGTTGCCAAAGACCTGGTGCTTTTGCGGCATTCATTTTAGGACTATGCCCTTCATAACCTTCCTTACCTTTTTCGGCGTCATTGTTCCAACGTTGGTAAATTCCGCCAATATCATTGTAATGTGGTTCTGCTACTCCCCAACTATCAAACAATTGGATTTCGTAGCGACCTTGAAAATATACACCTGAATTGGAACCTACAGGCATCATAACATCTAATTCTAATTCGATATCGCCATGCTCAAATTTGGTAAATAAATTATTTTTTATCTTCGTACTTGGAATATTCAGCAAAACTCCAGTACCTTTTGTAGAAGTAAAATTTTTTTCTTTGGTTCTATCTGCAATTGCATTTCCAACAATTTGCCAATTTCCCTTTGTTGGTTTAAAACTTGCTAAGTCATTCAGTTCAATAGTAGAAAAAGGTAATGTAGTTTGCTCTTTCTTTTCAACTCTTCCAATTTCTTGTAAAGTCTTTGCTTCATTTTTCTCGCTGCAAATTATAAGCGAAAGCGTAAAACAAAAAAGAATTGTTTTTTTCATTTGGTTAGATATTTAGTTACTATAATATATTTGTTTTCGTAAAAATATTCTTTATTGGTTGTAACAAAGGAGTCATATGTTTAATTTATAGCAAGAATTGGTTATTTTAACCGAAAATTCAATTGTAATTGCGTACTTATACTTCAAAATAGAAAAAAAACCAATTATCTTTTGAACCTTTAATTCGAAAATCAACATTTCATAAAAAAAATTTATCTTTGTAAATCCAGCAAATTCAATCCTATCTTGATGAAAAAAATTATACTTATAGCACTCTTACTTCTACCATTTTACTGGTTTATGTCTGAAGCTAAAACTGCCTATAATTTTGAAAAACCTATTATCAAATTTCAAGCAGATTCGACTGTGTTACCACCAAAGTTAAACTTTGACTATATAAAAAGTAGGACTTCCAAATTAGGAAAAAAGGTTGAAGTAGATGCTCATTTTTGTGAAGAGAACAACAGAATGACCAAAGCGTTTATCACAAACTATTTAAGCGCACAAGAAATAGTAGTAGGAGACCCTATAACTTTTGACTGTAAAAATTCTGATGGATTTTGCTTTAAAGAATACAAGGAATTTGAAACCTTTAACTTATTTACTTTCACCTATCAAAATGGATATTGTTGTAAAACGCTTTATGCCGTTACCACCAAAAAAGATACTTTAGCGATCATCAATATAGGTGTACTGGCTTTTTCTGCAAATAAAAGCGGATGGCTCGGTGATAAATATGGGAAATGGATAAGTGAAGACGTTATGGACATGACTACTGTATCGCATTATGACGATGATTTTATTGAAGACAATAACAATTCAAGAATTGATACTACTTGGTCAATAATCCGAATAAATAAAGAAGGATTACTTAAAGAAAACATCTATAAAAAAGTAGCCTATTTAGAAGGTAGAAAAATTGAATAGTTAGCACTTATTTACCAAAAAAACACCTAATAGATTATAACAATTGCTTACTGATAAATATCTGCATGTAGCAGCGCTAAATAATCAAAAAAATAGCCTGAAAAAATCAGGCTATTTGGTAATTATTTATAATGTAATTCTATTCCTTTAACTCTCTCACCCAAATATTTCTAAAGCTCACATCGCTTCCGTGATCCTGTAATCTAATGGGTTCCTTTCCGTGAACATCTTGCCTTGGCCAACCCACATATGCACATGCACCTTGAATTGCAAAATGATCTTGTATTAATACGCCATTTTGAAGTACCGTCATCGTTGCTTGTTTAATTCTCTTTTCTCCTTTAAATACCGGAGGATGGTAAATGATGTCATAACTATTCCATTCTCCTGTTGGTACCGTTGGGTTTACCAATGGTGCCGCTTGTTTATAAATAGAACCTACCATACCATTTACATAGGTTTCATTGTCATTATTATCTAATATTTGAACTTCGTACCTAGCATCCAATGCAACGCCACTGTTGCCTCTTGCTTGTCCTGTTCTTTCTTTTATTGCAGCTGGAGAACGCCATTCTATATGCAACTGTACAGCACCAAATTTTTGTTTGGTAACAACATTGTCTCCCTTTTGTCCTTTTGGTTTGAAAATAGTCATGGTTTTTTCTTTCTTATCCAATTTCCAAGGACAAGGACTATTGTCGTCTTGATTTATCCATGCATCCAAATTGCTACCATCAAACAATACAATAGCATCAGAAGGTACTCCATTTTGTCCATAAGGATCAACTTTTAAAGGTACTGGCTCATAAAATTCGGTCTCTCTATGGTCTTTAGGCGAAGGAATACCTTCAAAATTACCTGTTTCCAAAGCCTTTTGTATCTTTTTGTCTGTCACAAAATCTTTATCTGGACCGTTGTGTTTTTTATCTTGCGCTTGTACACAGTAAGAACCTAAAACAGCTAGTGCTATCACTGAAAATCTATTCATATTTGTATTGGTTTAACTTATTTATTTTTAAATGTTTTTGGTTTAAAAACGATATTCTAATCTTTCAAGAAAGACGCAACAGTTGACGGATTATTTTTTTCGAAAATACATTGGGACAAATTGTACCTATATATTGATTAGATTTAATTGCCAATTGTCTAGCTCGTAAAATTACATCAATAAATCACTTTAACTGTATGTTATGCTTCAGTGAAAGATAATGCACAAATTAATTGTGTTGACTAAAAAGATATTTTACTTGATACTCTTTGGGAGTACATTTTTCATATTTTTTAAATATGGTCGAAAAATACTGACTACTAGAAAAACCACATTTATAGGCAATTTCACTTATATTAAAATCGTGCTCCTCTTTCATCATTTTCTTGGCCATTTCTAAACGTCGAATAAATAAATATTTCATTGGTGTCAAATTGGTCAACTGTTTGCAGTGATGCGTTAAACGAGTTACGCCCACACCCGCAGACTTCGACATACTTTTAATAGTCCAATCGTTTACCAAATCTAGATCGAGTTCTTTCAAAAAATAGGCAACACTTCTAGAACTATCCGTTAAAGCTTCATTTAAAACAACGTCATCTGTATCTAATAATTCCAACATTAGAACCAACAAATAATTGATCAGAACTCTTAATTTAGAAGCATTGCTCCCATTTTCATAGCTGTCAATGGTGTTTTGGATATTTTTAAAGCAATCGCGAATCTTATTATCTGTCTTCCAAGTCGTTTTTGCATTTTGCCTCAAAATCGTCGTCAATCTAGACAAGTCTTTTTCAGTAAGCGAAATCCAGTCTGGCCACACCCACTCCTCATGAGGCCTTCTTACTCCCAAATCAATAATAATCCAGAAAAACTTCCCCATGCCAATGTTGGGGTTTCCAACCCTGTGTTCTTCCCACGGTCGTATTATTGCCAAATGGTTTGGAGTTAACACCATTTCTTTCTCTTCTTTCGAAAAAGGCATAGAGCCTGACGCTAAGAATTGAAATTCAATACCTTCATTTCTATGCCAATCTAAACCCCAGTCCTGAGGTGAGTCTGCATCCCAATATCCGATACTATTCAAACCTAAAGTATCCTCACATAATCTTTTCCCAGGATAGGTAAACCTTCCCAAAGAATTAGATTCTATTTTTTTTCTAATTATAGCATCAGTAAGTGACGAGCAGGTATCTGCATGGTAAATCAAATCCGCTTCCTTATAAGGCTGTATTTTTTCTAAACTAATTTCCATTGAAACAAATTAAACAAAAATGAACTGCAATTTAATTCTTTTTTAATTATAAAAAAAACAAATCAATAAGCCTAAACAGTGAGATTTACCTGTTAAAAAATGATTAGACAACTAATTCTATTCATTTTAAAAAATACTTTTAATTGATACGAAATATTTCAGCGAAACAAAACAAACAAATTTAAAAAATATCTTTATTACTTTTGTAGGTACCCCATTTGTTTCCCACAAACAAATAACGTTTAAACATTAAAATAGTCATCATCCCAAATTGTTGCATGACACAAAAAAATTAACTTCAAATGAAAAACAAACCATTAATCTATTTCATTTTATTTGTTGTACTGCTTAACACAAACGGTTATGCACAACAAAAAAACACAGAAATAATCGAGCTAAACCCCCTTTCAATAGAACTAAACGACCTAAGTTTATTTGAAAAAGGCAGTAAGGACTGGGGACTTGCTGAAAACATTTCTATAGACCGAAAAACCAATAAAATTGTTTTGTCAAAAAAAGGGAAAGGTATTTTAATACATACTAACGATTCCAAAAAGCATGAAAACTTAGTCACCAAACTGCAACACGGTAATATTGCAGTAGAATTTGATGTGATGCTAAGCAAAGGCACTGAGTCTAGCATTTATTTACAAGGAAAATATAAAGTCCTATTAACTGACAGCTGGACCAAAAACAGCTCCCCTATCACCAACATTGGGAGTATCGATTCTGGAAATAACGCTGCAGACAAAAAATATCTAGCAACTGAAAACGTGGCAAAAGCACCCGGTTTGTGGCAACATGTAAAAATTGTTTTCCAAGCTCCTGTGATCAATGCATCTGGCGAAAAAATAAAAAATGCTCGCTTTGAAGAAATCACTATAAATAATAGAACCGTAATTCAAAACGTAGAAGTTTTGGAACCGTCTGCTGGAGCAATTTCGAAAAAAGAAACTGCTTTGGGGCCAATAGTGCTACAAGGAACAGAAAAGGCAATTGCTTTTAAAAACATTAGCTATAAACTAAACACGTTTTTGAGTCTACAACCTGAAAACATTGTGATGGAAATTAAAAAATCTCCAAAGACTATAGAGAACAATAATTCGCTACTGAAAATAAAACCGATCAGTAAAAAAAAGGTAGAAACGATTTCGCCTTTAACTGATTTGAAGCAAAATGCTGCAAATTTAGTACAGTATAGTGGTACGCTTGATATACCTGAAACTGGAGAGTACTTATTTACTATGTTTGTAAGCGGAGGTGGATTTATGGCAATTGGAGATCAAGAAATCTTTAATTTCGCTTTAGGATTTAGCGGTCATGAAAATACGGTCCCTGCTCCAAAATTGGTAAAAGTGACTTTGAAAAAAGGAAAAACTCCTTTTACAATTGCTTACAATAAAAAATCGCCTAGAGACCGAGAATTTCAGCTATTTGCCGAGGGAGAACATATGCAACGCTATTCTATGGTCAGTCATAAAATGACTGAAAAAGAACAGGAAATATACGATATGAGATTCACCGTTTTATTGGTTTAACTTCTTTATTATTAATTATTTTTGGTTTAAGAACGATAATCTAATCTTTCACAAAAGACACAGCAATTGAAGGACTATTTTTTTTCGAAAATACATTGGGACAAATTGTACCTATATATATTGATTACATATAATTGCCAAATGTGTAGCTCGTAAAATTACATCAATAAATCACTTTAACGGTATGTTGTGCTTCAGTGAAAGATAATGCACAAATTAATTGTGTTGACTAAAAACATATTTAACTTGATACTCTTTGGGAGTACATTTTTCATATTTTTTAAATATGGTCGAAAAATACTGACTACTAGAAAAACCACATTTATAGGCAATTTCACTTATATTAAATTCGTGCACCTCTTCCATCATTTTCTTGGCCATTTCTAAACGTCGAATAAATAAATATTTCATAGGTGTCAAATTGGTCAACTGTTTGCAGTGATGCGTTAAACGAGTTACGCCTACACACGCAGACTTCGACATACTTTTAATGGTCCAATCATTTATCAAATGGTGGATTCAATTAATAAACGCTCTTCTCAAGCTACCTTTTTTAATTGTTCGTTATATACTTCTTTTGGCGTTTTAAAATCATGTCTTTTTCTTGGTCTATTATTTAATTTTTGAACAACATCGTCTACATCCTGTTGTGTAATCCAGTCAAAATCAGTTCCTTTTTTAAAATATTGTCTAACTAATCCATTTAAGTTTTCATTAGCACCTCGCTCCCAGCTATGGTATGGGGTTGCAAAATAATAATCTATTTCTAACTCAGATGAAATCTCCCGATGGTTAGCAAACTCTTTTCCATTATCTGTAGTAATTGTGTGTAAGATTGATTTAGAATCTTTAAGCAAATCAATTGCCTTGTTCTGAATTACTGAAGCTTCCTTAGATGGAATTATTGCCATCCAAAGCA from Flavobacterium ovatum carries:
- a CDS encoding family 16 glycoside hydrolase yields the protein MKNKPLIYFILFVVLLNTNGYAQQKNTEIIELNPLSIELNDLSLFEKGSKDWGLAENISIDRKTNKIVLSKKGKGILIHTNDSKKHENLVTKLQHGNIAVEFDVMLSKGTESSIYLQGKYKVLLTDSWTKNSSPITNIGSIDSGNNAADKKYLATENVAKAPGLWQHVKIVFQAPVINASGEKIKNARFEEITINNRTVIQNVEVLEPSAGAISKKETALGPIVLQGTEKAIAFKNISYKLNTFLSLQPENIVMEIKKSPKTIENNNSLLKIKPISKKKVETISPLTDLKQNAANLVQYSGTLDIPETGEYLFTMFVSGGGFMAIGDQEIFNFALGFSGHENTVPAPKLVKVTLKKGKTPFTIAYNKKSPRDREFQLFAEGEHMQRYSMVSHKMTEKEQEIYDMRFTVLLV
- a CDS encoding IS30 family transposase encodes the protein MSHERIYQYIWANKLKGGTLYKHLRTGGKRYAKRGNTNGKRGGIPGRVDIKKRPEIVDLKQRIGDLEMDLIIGKMHKFALLTINDRFSGLLWMAIIPSKEASVIQNKAIDLLKDSKSILHTITTDNGKEFANHREISSELEIDYYFATPYHSWERGANENLNGLVRQYFKKGTDFDWITQQDVDDVVQKLNNRPRKRHDFKTPKEVYNEQLKKVA
- a CDS encoding family 16 glycoside hydrolase is translated as MKKTILFCFTLSLIICSEKNEAKTLQEIGRVEKKEQTTLPFSTIELNDLASFKPTKGNWQIVGNAIADRTKEKNFTSTKGTGVLLNIPSTKIKNNLFTKFEHGDIELELDVMMPVGSNSGVYFQGRYEIQLFDSWGVAEPHYNDIGGIYQRWNNDAEKGKEGYEGHSPKMNAAKAPGLWQHLKVIFHAAKFDSNNKKIKNAWFEEVRLNDVLLHENVEVTGPTRAAAFGDEKALGPLMIQGDHGPVAFKNIKYKLYDGKTIGIGNTSLKIYDNSKGEAVIKNFEKFKLLEEIKTDSISPLLQIDPRDQKILSYKGTLTIPTSGEYLFEGTVDGGAYLIINKDTIVNSNEDVDMNSTKYGKVHLEKGQVTYSLVYNKPFAWRRGLDFFVQGPQMQRYSLLKTGSTSLSKSKPIKPITVAVTDKPLTQRSFLNFRGGERTHCISVGLVEKLNFSLDLATGSLLYVWSGDFLETTQMWHSRGEHQRGEPMGFSIASHGDLDFASLGSNNEAWPKALNEKNTFKPLGYELKNDGMPVFSFEMDGNEISDTFKATSNLKRGLDRIITANSKSSIWHKIAEGDNIQLLENNTYIINNESYYIVLKEGKPIIRNNNGKEELLVELPKGKSTIIYSIIW
- a CDS encoding DUF1080 domain-containing protein, translating into MNRFSVIALAVLGSYCVQAQDKKHNGPDKDFVTDKKIQKALETGNFEGIPSPKDHRETEFYEPVPLKVDPYGQNGVPSDAIVLFDGSNLDAWINQDDNSPCPWKLDKKEKTMTIFKPKGQKGDNVVTKQKFGAVQLHIEWRSPAAIKERTGQARGNSGVALDARYEVQILDNNDNETYVNGMVGSIYKQAAPLVNPTVPTGEWNSYDIIYHPPVFKGEKRIKQATMTVLQNGVLIQDHFAIQGACAYVGWPRQDVHGKEPIRLQDHGSDVSFRNIWVRELKE
- a CDS encoding AraC family transcriptional regulator; translation: MEISLEKIQPYKEADLIYHADTCSSLTDAIIRKKIESNSLGRFTYPGKRLCEDTLGLNSIGYWDADSPQDWGLDWHRNEGIEFQFLASGSMPFSKEEKEMVLTPNHLAIIRPWEEHRVGNPNIGMGKFFWIIIDLGVRRPHEEWVWPDWISLTEKDLSRLTTILRQNAKTTWKTDNKIRDCFKNIQNTIDSYENGSNASKLRVLINYLLVLMLELLDTDDVVLNEALTDSSRSVAYFLKELDLDLVNDWTIKSMSKSAGVGVTRLTHHCKQLTNLTPMKYLFIRRLEMAKKMMKEEHDFNISEIAYKCGFSSSQYFSTIFKKYEKCTPKEYQVKYLFSQHN
- a CDS encoding helix-turn-helix transcriptional regulator, whose protein sequence is MSKSACVGVTRLTHHCKQLTNLTPMKYLFIRRLEMAKKMMEEVHEFNISEIAYKCGFSSSQYFSTIFKKYEKCTPKEYQVKYVFSQHN
- a CDS encoding plastocyanin/azurin family copper-binding protein; the encoded protein is MKIINKTIAVVAVLFVSQLGHAQNVKMLNVGQAQKESEFYKIEDIPIPKDIKLEVGGLALTDDGKLGVSTRRGEVWLIDKPYSKTPQFNRYAHGLHEALGLAYKDKGFYLAQRGELTRLEDKNNDGIADLYKTVCTWPLSGNYHEYSYGPKFDKNGDMILTLNVSWYKGGKSFAKWRGWLVKVSPDGKFTPLAAGLRSPAGFAINDNNDIFYTENQGDWVGSGRMTHLEKGDFAGHTASLRWTDEPNSPLKLKPEDIEPQSGLSMYEYAKKEKALKSAAIWFPHTILGISTSDILYDTTGGKFGPFEGQQFIGDQGHSKIMRVFMEKVNGVYQGASFGFVEGFSSGVLRMIWGEDNNMIVGMTSRGWSSTGKKEFGLQRLVWNGKTPFEIKTMKALDDGFELEFTKPINKKMAEDLSNYKISTFTYNYHDTYGSPIVDQQKAMTHKAVISADGLKVKLVIHGMRLGFIHQIEVPKLEAASGELLVHNTGYYTLNQVPGGELKGGHMMHMASTPTKKVEQPKRVTTMPSSWGEHGADEVVSIGTIPGLKYDRPEITIKRNSKIQFTLNNNDDMIHNVVITKPGKETPLKIGQLALNLGLDGADLSYVPFNDLVLFHTGTVGPESNETIYFTSPSVPGEYWIVCTFPGHSFTMRTKLIVK